GAAGcacatgggggtggggcagacctGGGCGGAGCCCAGAAGTCCCAAGCAGGTACTACTGCCAGCTCTCAGCTCCTGTGGGCTCTGCAGCCTCACGTGGTTGCACGGTCCTCTCAGGGCTTTGCTGAGCGCATCAGACCCATGGTTCGAGATGGTGTCTACTTCATGTATGAAGCCCTGCATGGTCCCCCCAAAAAGGTCCTGGTGGAAGGTGCCAACGCGGCCCTGCTCGACATCGATTTCGGTGAGTGCTCCACCGAGCAGTTCCATCCTGAGGGGCTCTAACCCGGTCTTTCCTGTCTGCTGGGGACGATAAGAACATAAGAACGCATGAAGCGCACTCACCACAAGGATCCCGTTGTCCTGTTTGCCTAAGTTTAGCTATATCAGGGAGCTTCCAAAAGGCTGAACTAAGATGAGGGAATTGGGACCGAGATGCCAGAGGGGGGTCAAGAGAGCCTTGCAAGGACAGGTACTTCATATCGCTAGCCCTCGGCATGCCAGTCTACTGCCCTGATTGTTGGGGAAGCCAGGCCACCTCAGTACAGGCTCCTATGTGATTTGCAGAGCACCCCATTTAGGCCACTGCCCCAGGACAGGCCCCCAGACTGGTGGCCGGGGTGATCCccatagagcagtggttctcaaccttcctactgctgtgaccctttaatacagttcctcatgctgtgccaACTCCAACCAAAAAAATTATTTGATActtcataattttgctactgttatcaatcgaaatgtaaatgtgtgttttcCAATAGTCTTAGGCGACCCCCAtgagaaagggtcatttgatccccaaaaggggtcacaaccaagaggttgagaaccaccactaCAGAGGGATTCCAACTGCCCTTTTCTGAAAAGGCCTCTTGGGCCCTGGGATCTGCACAGGGTAATGAGTGTCCACTGGTTGTTCTGTCCTGCAGGGACCTACCCCTTTGTGACTTCTTCCAACTGCACTGTGGGTGGTGTGTGCACCGGCCTGGGCATCCCGCCCCAGAACATAGGCGATGTGTATGGTGTGGTAAAGGCCTACACCACCCGTGTGGGCATTGGGGCCTTCCCCACGGAGCAGATCAATGTGAGTTCCAGCACTGGGGTGAGGTGGGATATTTGGGGTGGTGTCAGGTGGAGCTGTAGGTATGGGAAGGGGACCCTACTGGGCAATTCTCCATGTCCTAGTGGGGTCTTTTTACAGCACAAGCTCAGAGGTGAGATGTTAGAGGCTTTGAAGGCCAGTCTGTTCCAACACCATCAGCAACACACTTCacaaaaggggtgtgtgtgtgtgtgtgtgtgtgtgtgtgtgtgtgtgtgtatgtgtgtgtgttcacaactCCATTTTCCTGTCACGCACATGAGGCCCACAGATGAGTGGGAAATCTTCAGTACTTAGAGGTTGAAAGCAAGGCCCCTGTTCCCATCTTTCTAGCCTTGGGAGCATTTCTTGAAACTACTGAGGCCTCAGAACCTTCTTCCTGGGCTTCCTTACCTGGCCTTACCCTGACACCTGATTCGGATGAGTCGTGGCTCTTGTCCCAGGAAAGGGAAGTGTCTGAGAGAGCCTGGGGTGGGCTGTGTTTAGGGTGGGAGATAAACCCTGCCCCTGCACCCCAAGTTGCAGGACAAGCCCCCACCCCTACTTGCCCACACTTAAACAGGATAGGGGAGGTGGGTTGCCTGCGCCTCCACACACAGGCTGGGCCTCGGGGACAAGTCCTGCCTCCTCAGAACCATACTGGGGAGCAAAGTCCTGTGTGAGACCTCAgctggaggaggatggagaggagaggaagccaTGAGCACAGGAGACAAGCAGGCACACGCCATACCTGTCCTGGCCAAGTGCCCAACATGGCGGGCACAGACGGTCCTTTATTCTCACATAGGAAATTGGAGATCTGCTGCAGAACCGTGGCCATGAGTGGGGGGTGACCACAGGCAGGAAGAGGCGCTGCGGCTGGCTGGACCTGATGATCCTCCGATACGCTCACATGGTCAATGGCTTCACTGCGTAAGCAGCCCTTCTGAAtactcagggttagggttagggtcagGGCTAGGCACCATCAAAGCGACACCACACGGGAATCTTCTCCCATCCCAAAGGCCACAGTGCAAGTAGAACTCCTCTCAGGGGCTGGGCCCCAACATCTGTGTGGAGTCTTTTTATGCAACCAAGTGCCCTCCCCAAAGTGCGGCCAATGCTAGGGAGTGACACGGAAGCTATAGGTGTGGAGCAAACCCAGAACAGGGTCACTCTTCCATCCTGACCAATCCAAAAACACTGTGATGGTCACGTGAGAGTTGGTGTGAGGCTGCCCGGGTGTGGGACCGAGTGCAAGGTGAGGCTGATCCAGAGCTGAAGTACCAGAGCCAGGACAGAGCATCCTCGAGGACAGGCATCTTTGGGAGTCATTCACTCCCTTACCATGCACATGCAAATGTGGCCACTGGTTTTGTCTGCAGGGCTTGGGGACATTCTACAAAGTACAGTGGTAGTTTCTAAGCCAGAAGGACCTGGCATTTCTAGAACCCtcgtcccataggaggaactctgagaGGGGGTTGGgaaagcagacaggcaggcagggctcCAGGTGCCTTCCTAAAGGTATGGGGTCAAGCCAGCCTCACAGCTCCCATGGACCACTGGAAACCGACTTATCTCTCCTGAGGATACAGAACCCCAGTGAGAAAGGCTCCCACGGTCAGGAGACAAAGGTGGAAGGGGTCAAGGTTGGGTAAGGGCCTAAAGCAAGGCATCCCTCCATCCACAACAGGGGCCTTCCCAGGTCCTCCACCCCTGTAGGCCTGCGAGGATGCTCTCAGTTGGGATACTAGAACAATTTCCTTCAGGAGTATCAGGGAACACAGGGTAGACCTCAGAGTCTTTGCAAAGGTCTGATTGCTTAGGACAGAATGAGACTTCATAGGACGCTGgcttccctgtctcctctccaTCTTGGTAAGAGGGGCAGGGCTACCCCACCAGCATTGGAAAGTCTCTGGTAGCTTTAAGACAACCAGAACCTCCCTAGGTGGGAAAAGAGCTGCTAGGTAGCTATTAGTATGAGACTGGTGAAGAAGTAGCTGAGACCTTGTGACGTAGATGTAGGATAGCACGTGTCTGCACCCCACATTCAGCCTGAGAAGGCACAGCCAGATAAGATCTACCCATGAAGTCTGTATGGAAAGaagggagcaaaaaaaaaaaaaaaaaaaaaaaaaaaagaaagaaagaaagaaagaaaagggggggggaggaaagaaaCTTTGGTACAAGGCAGTTTTGAAGAAAGCCAAGAAAGGCCACTGCCAGGTTGCTCTGGGGTGGTGCTTAAGCAGATGCATCCTGGGAAAGTGGAAGAAAAAGTGGATACTGTGCTCTAGCAGTGGGCCCCAAAAGCCCCATGCTACAGGGCAAACATGGCAAGAGCATTGGGCAGAGGAGGCACCCGCTGGCAAGAGAGAAAGTCAAGATTTCAGCAATGCAGATGCAGGACTCAGGCCCAGAGGCAGGCAGTCCTCTAGCCTGTTCAGCAGTTGCATTGGAGGAATCCCCTAATCTTTGCCATGTTTCGTGCAAACaacaggagaaaggggagggtgaAAACCAGACATAAGCAATGACAGGGTACATTTCTccattttgtctctgtttcttgtttGGGGGACAGGCTGGCATTGACCAAGCTGGACATACTGGATGTCCTGAGCGAGATTAAAGTTGGCATCTCCTACAAGCTCAACGGAAAGAGGATTCCCTACTTCCCTGGTATGTGAGGCGAAGCAAACCTGAGTTCTCTTCGCTGTCGGGATACATCTTGAGCATCAGAATAGATATCCACTAGTTTCTAGGTGACTAGGAGAGGCATTCCTGCCTCCagcaggcaaaggggaggggttgAGACTCTGAGGGCCACTGCTTGTCTCCTAAGACCTGCAGGCAGCTGCGTCTCTCAGTTTCTTGGGGAGGCCTGGCCCATCTCTGGGAAGCCTTGGGCCTTCTAGTGGCTTGGAAATGTGTTGAGATAGGGCTGAAAGGTAGGCTGGGAGTCCACCCTGCCACCCTCACTAGCCTCAGAAAGGCCTGTCTCCAGGAAGATGGATAGCCTGGAGACTCAGGAGACATGAGCTGCCCTGAAAACCATGGATCTCTAGGGAAATGCATTTCAGATGAGAAAACCTGCCCTGTGGAtagattcctttttattttctggtgCTGGGGATAAAACTCAGGGCCTTGCCTTTGCTAACAGGTGCTTAGTCCCAAAGCTGCTTCCTCATCCCTGAGTGACACATAAGGGTCTGGCCTGGCTCCTGTGCCTATGGGCCCTGTCTTTTCTTAAACACAGGGCTGTTTTTCTGGCGTTTGGGTTCTTGTGTCTGGAATATGCCTGTCAGCCTCAGGTCAGAGGCAGATCTTATCAACAGAGACTCCCTTTCCTACAGCACACTATAGGCAAACTGCCTCTTGCTTACCACTTCCAAGGAAACCCAGACAGATTCAGTCCTGTCCCTTGGCTTGTGGGGCCATGTGTATCCTTGAGGCCTGGGTTTTTGACCCTATTGACCCCTGACCTTTGAAAGGATGATCCTTCAAGGTCATAGAGTCTTGCCGGTGGCTCTGGGCTCTGTGGTAATGTGGAGTACCCAGGAAAGACACTGCCTGGATCTGAGGATCCTATAAAGGCTGCCTATTCCAGCATCTTCCATTAGCAAGGGATGATGCACCAACTACTAGTCATGGGGTCCCAGCACAAAGTTGGGTGTCCCAAGCAGGAAGAGCCATGTACCTTTAAGGATGTCTTGGCTTTGGGATTCTAGAATCCTTTATAATGTCCAGTTGTACCTCAGAGTTTCCCTATTGACAAATCTGTCAGCTACTCAGCAGATGCCAGTGTCTCACAACTGGCCATGCTTCCCGGCTGGAAGGGGCACAGCCAATGTTTGAGCCCCACGGCATCCCCTGATCACTGCCCAATGCTGAAAAGCCATCAGGGCCACAGGTCCTCAGCAGCCAAGTCACCAGGTGAGAAGACGACCGTCTCCACAAGTGGGATAGTCTACGGACCCGGCTGAGCCCACCCTCTCCCATCCACAGCTAACCAGGAGATCCTGCAGAAGGTGGAGGTCGAGTATGAAACACTGCCTGGATGGAAAGCAGACACCACAGGCGCCAGGAAGTGGGAGGACCTGCCTCCGCAGGCCCAAAGCTACGTGCGCTTCGTGGAGAATCACATGGGTGTTGCAGGTGGGTTCTTCTTACCCCCACACCCtcagccctggataccccaaaggGCCTGTACCTCAACACAAGGCCTAGTGAGAAATAAGAACCCCTGAGCAGTAACCACATGAATGGGACAGACAAGAAGAGGTAGATCTAGAACAGGTGCCATCAGGGGCAGGTCATTTCCTCAGCTCCAGCCAGGCTGGGGTCCACTGACTCAAACTAGGGTGTAGCCTAGGGTGGAAAAAACAGGCAGTGTGTATGTGCCCTGTCGTCTAGAGAAGGTCCAGGGTGTGTCCCTATGGCTCAGGCAAGGAGAAGCACAGGGCAGGAGCTGCTTTCTGCTGCCCAAGGATGAGTGACCCATTATGGGGCCCACAGCACAGTTTTAAATGCTCCCTTTCTGGGgcaggggaggtggctcagtagtgtAGAGCCGTGTTGCTCTTGCATGGACCAGGATTTGTTTGGCTTTCAGTACCCACGtgtcagctcacagctgtctgtagctccagttccaggtgatcctatgacctcttctgacctctgtgggcaccaggcatgtatgtggtacacatacatgcatgcaggcaaaacacttatatatataaaataaaattctaaaaatctaaaaatggctATTTAATAAAAACCCACCCTACTTGGCGAACAATCAGACCCTTTGCCAGAGGAATGGAAAGCACACACTACaacgttgttttttgtttgttttaaagatttatttatttattttatatatattagtacaattatagctgtcttcagacacaccagaagagggcgtcagaacccattacagatggttgtgagccaccatgtggttgctgggaattgaactcaggacctcaggaagagcagtcagtgctcttaaccgctgagccatctctccggcccccaaCATGCTGCACAGTTAAGggacattttttaaagtgtgtgtacatgtatacagaggcagagggcagcctCAGGCACACCCTCAGGAACACTGGCTACCTCTTTTTAAGATAGGCTTTGTCATTGGCCTAGAGCTCACCCAGTGGGTTGTACTTGctgtcagtgagccccagggccCTACCCCCCTAGTCCTGGGATGACCAGAACTCCACCAGACTAGCATTAGTGTTCATGGCCTCTCTTCTGCACTCACGGCCTCTCTTCTGCGCTCACGGCCTCTCTTCTGTGCTGTTGCCTTTCAGTCAAATGGGTCGGCGTTGGGAAGTCCAGAGAGTCCATGATCCAGCTTTTTTAGATGCCAAGTGGAAGCCGGCAGGCCACACCACAGTGTGCCACCGTGAGTGACAGCCGCAGCCGAGACCCTCGGCAGTGCCACCAACACCTTCAACGAAACAGTCTGAAGCTATTTtccatacttttatttttctatgtatgtTTTCAGCTTGAAATTGTTGAGCCCTACAACAATTTTACATGTGTGAAATCAACActgtgtacatttaaaaaaaaatctgcttttaaAATGAGCCTAAGTGCTCATAACAGAGGCCTTCACTGACTGATTGTCACATGGTATGTGTTCAGTTGGAGCCATGTCATAATAAACATAGCCAGGGGTCACTGAGCCACCGAGAGGTCATTACACCTGTCTTGACTTCGTCCTTGTTACTTTTAACCACGAATGACAGCCTTTCCCAATGACCATGGCCTACCTGATGCCCTCccagaaaacaaaaccccagcaGCCGTCTGAGGAGTGTTGCCCCCAGCCCAGGACCCATGAGAGGAAAATCAGAAGCAGACAGAACCAGACTGCACAAAGTGCAGCTTCCTCGGGGCTTATAGACAGCGAAGCAGGAACCCATTTCCCAGGGTGAGAGAAAAAGGCTCACACAAAGTCAGACAAAAGTGGCTCCAGGTCATCTGAAAGGTGCCtgccttcaaaacaaaacacaacgaTTGTCCAATcaagcagtggtgtgtgtgtcttcacAATGGGGTGGCTGAGGGACACTTTCCTCCAGAGCCTGAGAGAGTACCAGCATTCCCTGGTGGGCAatgtgcatgtttgtttgtttgtttgtttgattgtttgttttgagacagggtttctctgtgtagccctggctgtcctaaaactcactctgtagaccaggctggcctcaaactcaagaaatctgcctgcctctgcctcccaagtgctgggattaaaggtgtgtgccaccacgcccagctgctcAGCCGGACTCTTACATTTTTGGTGTCAGGGAGCTACAGTGTTATGCTTGCTCAGAAAACAAtatccagggctggtgagatggctcagcaggtaagagcacccgactgctcttctgaaggtccggagttcaaatcccagcaaccacatggtggctcacaaccatccgtaacgaggtctgactccctcttctggagtgtctgaagacagctacagtgtacttacatataataaataataaataaatctttaaaaaaaaagaaaaagaaaacaatatccaGCAAGCGTATGCAAGACAGATTTGTATATTACAGGGTTCCCAGAAGTGAGCATCTGAGCACACACATTTCTAGAGCTGCCAGGGTATCCTTCCTGCCTCCAGGGACAGAGCAGCCCAGACAGCCCCTCATCATCCTAGCCAGACACTTGGTCACTGTCCCCAGGAGCTTCTCCAGACTGAACGAGACATGTCTTACTAGTACTGCCTCTGCTCCATGCTCACTGCGACATCAAGAGGCCTCGAATGACGTGCCAGCATTTGGGGTCCATTAGGCCATCCCCACTCTGGAGACATATTGTGTTTTCACTTCCATGACAAaacatctaaagaaaaaaaaaatggagaggatTTATTTTGGATCACTGTTTCACAGATTTTAGTCCATGGCCAGGCTGGCTCCGTTATTCGGGGTCTGTGGTGAGGCAGAAGCATCGTGGTGGGAGGCATGCCATCACGAAGGAAGGAGTGAGACAGGACAGAGATGTGGTAAGGGATACTGTCAGACACACTCTCAGTGCGAGTGCGGCGTTTCCTCCAACCAGGTCTCACGTAGAAGCTGATTACCCAGAAactcactgctgtgaacaggcaccatgaccaaagcaactttttttttttctttttcacatcttttctttttttcttttttggttgttttcaagacagggtttccctgtgtagccctgggtgtcctgtagaccaggctgacctcgaactcagaaatccacctgcctctgcctcccaaaggctgggattaaaggggtgtgccaccaccgcccagtcaaccaccaaggcaactcttataaggataacatttaattggggctggcttctaggttcagaggttcagtccattatcatcaaggcaggaacatggcagcgtccaggcaggcatggtgcaggcagagctgagagttctacatcttcattcaaaggcagagaggagaagaTTGGCTTCTAGACAGTTAGGACTAGGGTaataaagcccacacccacagtgacacacttactcagacaaggccacacctcctaatagtgccaacccctgggcccagcatatacaaaccacagcCATCCTGACCTTATTACCCTTCAATCATGACGTCATCTGAGGACGGAGCCTTCAACACTTCATATTCATACTAGAACGGGAGTCAGGCCCAGTGGAACCCCATGGCGCTTGTACAGACTGCACTAGGAAGTGCGGATTCTGGGAGGAAAAAGTCCATTATCTTAACATGAACAACAGCCTTCTTAGTGGTGGTTCCTGGGACAGGTCGCTGGATTTAAGCCATGCAGTAGGGGACAAACGCATGACTCCACACAGAGGTATCATCCATTCTGCACAGTTCTACAACCGGGGAAACCaccatttgggggtgggggtgggggtggggaagcacagcAGTCAGTAGTCACTGGACCCTATTGTCCTATTTAGAATTGTGCTCCTTCTTTATGTCGAAGGCCTAACTCCCAAGAGTCAGAGTGTGATTGTATCTGGATACAGTTTTTTGTTCGgtattttgagactgggtctctctacctagcccaggctggcctccaactcacagagatcagcctgcctctgctttctgagagctgggattaaaggtgtgagccaacaCACAGGGCTGGTGGATATAGTCTTAAAGAGTTAAAACAGGGTCCTTAGGGCAGAACTTAATTCAAAGTACTGGGTGTTATTATGagatgaggacacacacacacatccagtaAGGACACAAAAGTTTTTATTTGTAGATTCTGGAAGACAGAAGCCTGCAGAGAACCTGACACTTTGATCAGAGACTTCCATTCTACAAAGTCTGGAGAATTAACGGGTGCTGTGTGTACACTCCGGGTCTCCTGTACTCCAAGATGAGCACAAAACTTAATGCACCCGAATAACTGACGTTCCGATTGTGTAGAAATAGAAGGACTGAGAAACCCCTCAGCATCACTGTTTTGCCTGTTCAACATGTTAGAAGACACcacaatatttttaaatcctGACCAGCGGACCCGCAGGTGACGCCATAAACCCTCAGGCTCCCTGCCCAAGATCAGACCTAAGGGAACACAAGAGGAACTCGTAGGGGAAGATGGGTGCCCGTATCCACTAAGATCAGGAGCTGGGACAAAACCCGCCACCCTACTGTTTGATACTGATATCTCACCTATCACCTATCACCGTTGCTTAGCGACAACAGAGCCTTCAGGCTTTTCGCGCGCTGAGCCCCGCCCTCGATCTCGTGCTGGTTTATGCAGAGCCCCTTAGCACACGAGTCCCGCCCCCAACGTAGCATCCCGCTAATCCCGCGCCCCACCCCAGAGCCCCGCCTCTTAGTTCCCGGCCTATCCTGAGCTGTGACATAAACTAGCCCCGCCCcaacacaacccccccccccctcggcCTATCCCGTGCCACGCCTTGCGCAGACCTCACCTCGCCGCGCCAGCGCCCTTGGCCTTTTCCCGCGCCCTGCATTCCAGCCACTGCCTCCCTCAGCCTATCCCTCGCCGTTAACTGCGTAAGTCCCGCCCCCGACGTCACTCCGGCCTATCCCGCGCAGCGGGGCCCGTTTGAGGCGAGCCCCCAGCCTTTCTCCGGCCTATTGGGCGCCGCGCCCTCGTCGGCTCGGGCCTCCGCCGCGGTCCGAGGGCGCCGTGACGTGTGCTCGGCGCGCGGCGCGCTGCGCGCTGCTGAAGGCTGTGTCTGGTACCCGCTACCATGCCCAAGCGGAGCTGCCCGTTCGCAGACGCAGCCCCGCTCCAACTCAAAGTCCACGTGGGCCTGAAAGAGCTGAGCCACGGTGTGTTCGCCGAGCGCTACTCACGCGAGGTCTTCGGTGAGTGTGGACTTCCGTGGGTAGAGCGCGCTACGCCGCGCAGGGCAGCGGGAGACCGCGGGAGCGTCCCGAGCGCTCACGGTGGATGCTGCTTCAGGCGGCTCCCGGAGAAATCCGAGTCGGACCCGAGTGCTGCCGAGCGGACTAGCCTAGCGCGGGACCGACGCGGGGACTGGGTTCGAGTGGGCGTGATGGCGTAGACTGCCCTGAGCCCTCGCAAGTGGCCTTTGTAGCGGATGGATGTTGCTGAGCATTGCCTTGCAGTGATGGCTTTCTGGGGCAGGTGTAACGCAGTGTACCGTAGCTTGGCGCAGTTTGCGGCCGTATAACTTTGAGCGGTGCCGCTGCGCCTTTGGAATGTGCGGGAAAACAAACTCCCTACGCAGCCCCAGTATTtgtcctttccctctctgtactcTGGGAATGCAAACTCAAGTGCTGAGACGCAGGGGCGATGCGTGAAGGGACAGGACTGAGCTGCAAAGAGTGTGCCTCCCCCCACGCCCCCCAGTCTAGACATGGCCTGGCGTCGTGGCTTGTTTTTTGACgccagcactcagaagggaaaGGCATGGGCTTTATGGTGAGATGTCTTAAAACAGCAATAACAATGCAAACACGGCCCAGAAAATGCCTCAGCTGGTTAAAGTGCAGTCTATGCAAGCCTGGACATGAGTCAGGTCCCAAGAACATACAGTAGGAGagaattcctgaaagttgtcttccgACCACACTCATAGTAACTAAATAGCcaagtaaattaattttttttaaatgtaagcatGCAGTTGAAAAGAAGGCCTAAGTGTTAATTGGAACCTAACAGCCTGGCTCTACCCTTCTGAGGACTTGTGTGTTGGAGCATTTGCCAGGCCACTCAGAGCCAGCCAGTCAGGAAGGGGTGCAGGGCTCTAGCGAGTTTTATAGTACACACAGTTTACCAAAACCCCAGCCCACACTCTGGACTCTGCTGGACCAGGAGGCCTTAAGGAGAAAATTGCTCTCATAATGGAAtgtgggtttgagccccacctgTGTTAAGAGTACCCCTCCAGGAACTCTTCCCA
The nucleotide sequence above comes from Mus musculus strain C57BL/6J chromosome 12, GRCm38.p6 C57BL/6J. Encoded proteins:
- the Adssl1 gene encoding adenylosuccinate synthetase isozyme 1, which codes for MSGTRASNDRPPGTGGVKRGRLQQEAAATGSRVTVVLGAQWGDEGKGKVVDLLATDADIVSRCQGGNNAGHTVVVDGKEYDFHLLPSGIINTKAVSFIGNGVVIHLPGLFEEAEKNEKKGLKDWEKRLIISDRAHLVFDFHQAVDGLQEVQRQAQEGKNIGTTKKGIGPTYSSKAARTGLRICDLLSDFDEFSARFKNLAHQHQSMFPTLEIDVEGQLKRLKGFAERIRPMVRDGVYFMYEALHGPPKKVLVEGANAALLDIDFGTYPFVTSSNCTVGGVCTGLGIPPQNIGDVYGVVKAYTTRVGIGAFPTEQINEIGDLLQNRGHEWGVTTGRKRRCGWLDLMILRYAHMVNGFTALALTKLDILDVLSEIKVGISYKLNGKRIPYFPANQEILQKVEVEYETLPGWKADTTGARKWEDLPPQAQSYVRFVENHMGVAVKWVGVGKSRESMIQLF